A stretch of Clostridium sp. BJN0001 DNA encodes these proteins:
- a CDS encoding PTS sugar transporter subunit IIB — translation MDILTVCGNGIGSSLMLAMKIEEICKENGIPAKVESTDFNSAQGKKADLIVTVKELAEQFEGREVAVVRSYINKKKITEDVLEIIKKRSEELKK, via the coding sequence ATGGATATTTTAACAGTATGTGGAAATGGTATAGGAAGTAGTTTAATGCTTGCAATGAAAATAGAAGAGATATGCAAGGAAAATGGCATTCCTGCAAAAGTTGAATCTACTGATTTTAATTCAGCACAAGGTAAGAAAGCAGATTTAATTGTAACAGTAAAAGAACTTGCTGAGCAGTTTGAAGGAAGAGAAGTTGCAGTAGTAAGAAGTTATATAAATAAGAAAAAAATAACAGAAGATGTTTTGGAAATTATAAAGAAAAGATCAGAAGAATTGAAAAAATAA
- a CDS encoding PTS sugar transporter subunit IIA, whose amino-acid sequence MIKDCINETTVEVNVEVNDWEEAVRFGGKLLEEDGAIEERYIDAMVDTVKNMGTYIVIAPGIAMPHARPELGAKKIRIGFLKLKNPVKFGNEEYDPVDIVIFLCAIDNKAHVEVLSDLVNLIENEEFLELVRNAKTKEEVLEFIRKN is encoded by the coding sequence ATGATTAAAGATTGCATTAATGAAACAACAGTGGAAGTAAATGTAGAAGTAAATGATTGGGAAGAAGCTGTACGATTTGGAGGAAAATTATTAGAAGAAGATGGTGCTATTGAAGAAAGATATATAGATGCAATGGTAGATACTGTAAAAAATATGGGCACATATATTGTTATAGCACCTGGAATAGCAATGCCTCATGCAAGACCAGAATTAGGAGCTAAAAAAATAAGAATAGGATTTTTAAAATTAAAAAATCCTGTAAAGTTTGGAAATGAAGAATATGATCCAGTAGATATTGTAATATTTTTATGTGCTATTGATAATAAAGCACATGTGGAAGTTTTAAGTGATCTTGTTAATCTCATAGAAAATGAAGAATTCTTAGAACTTGTAAGAAATGCAAAAACTAAAGAAGAAGTTTTAGAGTTTATAAGAAAAAATTAA
- a CDS encoding betaine/proline/choline family ABC transporter ATP-binding protein (Members of the family are the ATP-binding subunit of ABC transporters for substrates such as betaine, L-proline or other amino acids, choline, carnitine, etc. The substrate specificity is best determined from the substrate-binding subunit, rather than this subunit, as it interacts with the permease subunit and not with substrate directly.), translated as MIEFKNVSKSINGKSIIKDVDITIKDGEFVTVIGPSGCGKTTTLKMINKLITPTSGTISINGKLLKNQNTIELRRNMGYVIQQTGLFPHMTVAENIALIPNIEKMDQEKTIERVKELLDLVDMSYEDYKNKYPNELSGGQQQRIGIARAFAMNPDIILMDEPFSALDPITRSQLQDEIFNIQQKFKKTIVFVTHDMDEALKLADRICIMGNGHVLQFDTPEEILRNPANDFVKDFIGEDKIWNQPQYIKAKDIMIKSPVKSSAERTILQGIQIMRSSHVDSLLLVNKENNLIGFVTLKQIRINLEKNKRLKDVMETDIITVNLEDSIIDVLEKIDKNSIGYVPVVNDSLILEGLITKSSLLSVMSDQYINKEDSLDE; from the coding sequence ATGATAGAATTTAAGAATGTAAGTAAAAGCATAAATGGTAAATCTATTATAAAAGATGTAGATATTACTATAAAAGATGGAGAATTTGTAACTGTTATAGGACCTAGTGGTTGTGGTAAAACTACTACATTAAAAATGATTAATAAATTGATCACTCCTACATCTGGTACAATATCTATAAATGGAAAATTACTTAAAAATCAGAACACTATAGAGCTTAGAAGAAATATGGGTTATGTAATACAGCAGACAGGACTATTTCCACATATGACTGTAGCTGAGAACATAGCGCTAATACCTAATATTGAAAAAATGGACCAAGAAAAAACTATAGAGCGAGTTAAAGAATTATTAGATTTAGTTGATATGAGTTATGAGGATTATAAGAATAAATATCCTAATGAATTAAGTGGTGGACAGCAGCAGAGAATAGGAATAGCAAGAGCTTTTGCTATGAATCCAGATATAATACTTATGGATGAGCCATTTAGTGCATTAGATCCAATAACTAGAAGTCAGCTTCAAGATGAAATCTTTAATATACAGCAGAAATTTAAAAAAACTATAGTATTTGTAACTCATGATATGGATGAAGCATTAAAATTAGCAGATAGAATATGCATCATGGGAAATGGACATGTACTCCAATTTGATACTCCAGAGGAGATTTTAAGAAATCCAGCTAATGATTTCGTAAAAGATTTTATTGGGGAAGATAAAATTTGGAATCAGCCTCAATACATTAAAGCAAAAGATATAATGATAAAATCTCCAGTAAAGTCAAGTGCAGAAAGAACAATACTTCAAGGAATACAAATAATGAGATCAAGTCATGTAGATAGTTTGCTTCTTGTAAATAAAGAAAATAATTTAATTGGATTTGTTACCTTAAAGCAAATTAGAATTAATTTAGAGAAAAATAAAAGGTTGAAAGATGTCATGGAAACTGACATTATAACAGTGAATTTAGAGGATTCTATAATAGACGTTTTAGAAAAAATAGATAAAAATAGTATAGGATATGTTCCTGTTGTAAATGATTCACTTATTTTAGAAGGACTTATTACTAAAAGTAGTCTTTTATCAGTTATGAGTGATCAATATATTAATAAGGAGGATAGCTTGGATGAATAA
- a CDS encoding DUF2812 domain-containing protein: protein MKKFKIFYNFKEEEKWLKDMAKKGHILKSYSVFGIYTFTDGLSQDLNYKIDYKLFKKKSDYVSYLTLFEDYGWKHVCGTKNGGNHYFLPKNKETKAEIFSDSESSNMRYKTLYKICFTNLILCVLFFISMLSTISFSLSNLGFLTPGLWEKVGVDFWKSFFFELPFVIERIALWLIVLVIGIAYGYWAIKAKQEYDAHKNE, encoded by the coding sequence ATGAAAAAATTTAAAATTTTTTATAACTTTAAAGAAGAAGAGAAATGGCTTAAAGATATGGCTAAAAAAGGACATATTTTAAAAAGCTATTCTGTGTTTGGTATTTACACTTTTACAGATGGTCTTTCACAAGATTTAAATTATAAAATAGACTATAAATTATTTAAGAAAAAGTCTGATTATGTAAGTTACCTTACTTTGTTTGAAGATTACGGCTGGAAACACGTATGTGGTACAAAAAATGGTGGAAACCATTATTTTTTGCCAAAGAATAAAGAGACTAAAGCAGAAATATTTTCTGATTCAGAATCTTCTAATATGAGATATAAAACGCTTTATAAAATTTGTTTTACAAATTTAATTCTGTGTGTACTATTTTTTATATCAATGTTATCCACTATTAGTTTCAGTCTTTCTAATTTAGGTTTTTTAACACCTGGTCTTTGGGAGAAAGTAGGAGTAGATTTTTGGAAAAGTTTCTTTTTTGAATTACCATTTGTTATTGAGCGAATAGCATTATGGTTAATTGTATTAGTTATAGGTATAGCTTATGGATATTGGGCTATTAAAGCTAAACAGGAATATGATGCTCATAAAAATGAATAG
- a CDS encoding transaldolase gives MKYNDLKVKIFADGADLKGMLDVYNKGIVKGFTTNPSLMRKAGVTDYKKFAKEVLENIKDMPVSFEVFSDDFETMEKEVEVIAALGENVYVKIPVTNTKGESSIPLIKKLSDKGYHLNITAIFTIDQVREVVSALKDGVNSIVSVFAGRIADTGANPIAMMKEASEICKSKKGVELLWASCREFYNIIEADECGCQIITVQNDILKKVKDMGKDLNEYSLETIRGFFKDGSSLGFSIL, from the coding sequence ATGAAATACAATGATTTAAAAGTTAAAATATTTGCAGATGGTGCTGATTTAAAAGGAATGCTCGATGTTTATAATAAAGGTATAGTCAAAGGATTTACAACAAATCCATCTCTTATGAGAAAAGCAGGTGTTACTGATTATAAAAAGTTCGCTAAAGAGGTATTAGAAAATATAAAAGATATGCCAGTTTCTTTCGAAGTTTTTTCAGATGATTTTGAAACTATGGAAAAAGAGGTTGAAGTAATAGCAGCACTTGGTGAAAATGTTTATGTAAAGATACCAGTTACTAATACAAAAGGAGAATCATCAATACCTCTTATTAAGAAATTATCAGATAAAGGATATCATCTAAATATAACAGCAATTTTTACTATAGATCAAGTAAGAGAAGTTGTTTCAGCACTTAAAGATGGAGTTAATAGCATAGTTTCAGTTTTTGCAGGAAGAATAGCAGATACAGGAGCAAATCCGATTGCTATGATGAAAGAAGCAAGTGAAATATGCAAAAGTAAAAAAGGCGTTGAACTTTTGTGGGCAAGCTGCAGAGAATTTTACAATATAATAGAGGCTGATGAATGTGGGTGCCAAATAATTACTGTACAAAATGATATATTGAAAAAAGTAAAAGATATGGGAAAAGACCTTAATGAATATTCACTTGAAACAATTAGAGGATTTTTTAAGGATGGATCAAGCCTTGGGTTTTCAATTTTATAA
- a CDS encoding TrkA C-terminal domain-containing protein, which yields MSSEHVTKPRYEKIAIDIANKIVAGELSVGDKVYGRSSLASHYNVSPETIRRSMILLKDMDIVEVEKGSGIFIKSVDNCLKFINKFKDISSMNSLKKEMLDLLHEKNNLEKKIQGVVNELVDSSNRFTDNNPFVPFEFKIYNGLDIIGKTISEIKFWQNTGSTIVGIKRNGKLILSPGPYAAFEENDVFIAVGGEESYCRIKNFVYNE from the coding sequence ATGTCATCAGAACATGTGACAAAACCTAGATATGAAAAAATAGCTATAGATATAGCTAATAAGATAGTGGCAGGTGAATTATCTGTAGGAGATAAAGTTTATGGAAGATCATCTCTTGCAAGTCATTATAATGTATCTCCTGAAACTATCAGACGATCAATGATTTTGTTAAAAGATATGGATATTGTAGAAGTTGAAAAAGGCAGTGGAATTTTTATTAAATCTGTTGATAACTGTTTAAAATTTATAAATAAATTTAAAGATATAAGCTCTATGAATTCATTAAAAAAAGAAATGCTTGATTTACTTCATGAAAAAAATAATTTAGAAAAAAAGATTCAAGGAGTAGTTAATGAACTTGTTGATTCTTCTAATAGATTTACTGATAATAATCCTTTTGTTCCATTTGAATTTAAAATATATAATGGTCTTGATATTATTGGTAAAACTATATCTGAAATTAAATTTTGGCAGAATACAGGTTCAACTATTGTAGGAATAAAGCGAAATGGAAAATTAATATTATCACCAGGACCATATGCTGCATTTGAAGAAAATGATGTGTTTATAGCAGTTGGCGGAGAAGAAAGTTATTGTAGAATTAAAAATTTTGTTTATAATGAGTAA
- a CDS encoding DUF5050 domain-containing protein, whose product MIKKSKMSIIILIAILMISIISIMFLSKKGSINKNVEEESSNIKKEEENSTDNKNDISKDKVDYIKYNKYYIDDDIKDYANPSNKELYKKIYDAVEKIEQDFDAQNYEISYEESEHLKNAILDRMAYEFFYLKNVQYDENSKKFKFYYWIDKNNIEKMKAEFNKKVDSLVYNIVESSNSDLEKELNLLLYLSENSKFEVPIDFMNSGVYGILINKKGVCKDYTATVKYIFDRVGIESHSVTIKNDNIFHAINEVKIDGEYYYLDASNSTSQSLDIFNFTEKELKEFYRVNDGEFYLGNFNYKKIKVFKSDNYRFSFLRRAVYPKFDNGYVYYCNFSDEGKIYKAELENGETAKALTQDSSIGMVMYKDYIYYINNSDSDHIYKIKKDGTGRESVDNTINATEIKIIDDKLYYTDGEKEISKNLSI is encoded by the coding sequence ATGATCAAAAAGTCGAAAATGAGTATAATAATATTAATAGCTATTTTAATGATAAGTATTATTTCTATTATGTTTTTATCAAAAAAGGGTAGTATTAATAAAAACGTAGAGGAAGAATCTTCAAATATTAAAAAAGAAGAAGAAAACAGTACAGATAATAAAAATGATATTTCAAAAGATAAAGTTGATTATATAAAGTATAATAAATATTATATTGATGATGACATTAAAGATTATGCAAACCCAAGCAATAAAGAATTATATAAAAAAATTTATGATGCAGTAGAAAAAATAGAACAAGATTTTGATGCTCAAAATTATGAAATAAGTTATGAAGAATCAGAACATTTAAAAAATGCAATTCTCGATCGTATGGCTTATGAATTTTTTTATCTTAAAAATGTACAGTATGATGAAAATAGCAAAAAATTTAAATTTTATTATTGGATAGACAAAAATAATATAGAAAAAATGAAAGCAGAATTTAATAAAAAAGTGGATAGTTTAGTTTACAATATAGTAGAATCATCAAATTCAGACTTAGAAAAAGAGCTTAATTTATTGTTGTATTTAAGTGAAAATTCTAAGTTTGAAGTTCCTATAGATTTTATGAATTCCGGAGTTTATGGAATTCTTATAAATAAAAAAGGAGTTTGTAAAGATTACACTGCTACGGTTAAATATATTTTTGACAGAGTAGGTATAGAATCACATAGTGTTACTATAAAAAATGATAATATATTTCATGCAATTAATGAAGTTAAAATAGATGGTGAATATTATTATTTAGATGCCTCAAATTCTACTTCGCAATCACTTGACATATTTAATTTTACAGAAAAAGAATTAAAAGAATTTTATCGTGTTAATGATGGAGAATTTTATCTTGGAAATTTTAATTATAAGAAAATAAAAGTATTTAAATCCGATAATTATAGATTTTCATTTTTAAGACGTGCTGTTTATCCAAAATTTGATAATGGATATGTTTATTATTGTAATTTTAGTGATGAAGGTAAGATTTATAAAGCTGAACTAGAAAATGGAGAAACTGCAAAAGCACTAACACAAGATTCATCAATTGGAATGGTTATGTATAAAGATTATATATATTATATAAACAATTCAGATTCAGACCATATATATAAAATTAAAAAAGATGGTACAGGTAGAGAAAGTGTTGATAATACAATTAATGCAACAGAAATTAAAATAATAGATGATAAGTTATATTATACCGATGGAGAAAAAGAAATATCTAAGAATCTTTCTATATGA
- a CDS encoding DUF1835 domain-containing protein, whose translation MNRIIHICFSESARGSLKYAINQKIIEGEKVISFFDDISQGPIFCSIDKRLDWLKNTLSKDEYYYENINDIKENYIEFQEEIAKLDDTNSIYFWYGQNAIEICGLMYALEILKDKWKNVYLINVSDMPMKVNCGLYIPRSVGEIMPEKFSEYIKVNKKITKDKYIELLAQWNMLKKEKSNLRIFKDEKVKNISEDYFDILILKYTPKEFKKSSRTIGDVLGNSEILISDSYIFWRVKELIKSQKINYRGNFNVMRYCEISISNKGLDYLKKNNIK comes from the coding sequence ATGAATAGAATAATTCATATATGTTTTTCAGAATCTGCACGTGGAAGTTTAAAATATGCCATCAATCAAAAAATTATAGAAGGCGAAAAAGTTATATCATTTTTTGACGATATTTCACAAGGTCCTATTTTTTGCAGCATAGATAAAAGACTTGACTGGCTAAAAAATACACTTAGTAAAGATGAATATTATTATGAAAATATTAACGATATAAAAGAAAATTACATTGAATTTCAAGAAGAAATTGCCAAATTAGATGATACTAACAGTATTTATTTTTGGTATGGACAAAATGCTATTGAAATTTGTGGATTAATGTATGCGTTAGAGATTCTAAAAGATAAATGGAAAAATGTTTATCTTATAAATGTATCTGATATGCCTATGAAAGTAAATTGTGGCTTATATATACCACGATCTGTAGGTGAAATTATGCCAGAAAAGTTTAGTGAATATATTAAAGTAAATAAGAAAATAACTAAAGATAAATATATAGAATTGTTAGCGCAATGGAATATGTTAAAGAAAGAAAAATCAAATCTTCGTATTTTTAAAGACGAAAAAGTTAAGAATATAAGTGAAGATTATTTTGATATATTGATATTAAAGTATACTCCAAAAGAATTTAAAAAATCATCGAGAACTATAGGGGATGTACTTGGAAATAGTGAAATTTTAATTTCTGATTCATACATTTTTTGGAGAGTAAAAGAACTTATTAAATCTCAAAAGATAAATTATAGAGGAAACTTTAATGTTATGAGATATTGTGAGATAAGTATTTCAAATAAAGGACTAGACTATTTAAAAAAGAATAATATAAAATAA
- a CDS encoding glycine betaine ABC transporter substrate-binding protein, protein MNNFINFVVERKSQIYDLFIEHIELTIFAVLISVIIGIPLGMFIIRSKKISTIVIGIANVTQSIPSIALLGFLIPVLGIGSKPAIAMVVLYSLLPIIKNTFTGLNNISGSIIEAARGMGLTKRQILIKVQLPLAMPIIMSGIRISAVTAVGLMTIAAFVGAGGLGYLVFSGVQTVNNNMILAGAIPACFLAIILDFIIGKIEYVVTPTGILQSKGKKNIRKIDKKKLKPILAVILAILVATVGVVSYKEFTKKTIVVGSKNFNEQLILGNMLSSLIEKNTDYKVDRKLNLGGGSVVFNALKSGSIDLYVEYTGTGLVNIMGEEPLKDEEKVYNIVRDYFIDNYQLEWLKPLGFNNTYVLAMTKDLANKYNINTISDLKKVDSELNLGCTMEFANRVDGYPGLKEVYGVNFNEVKGLDGGLRYSSLDKNQTQITDAFATDGLIKKFDLKLLEDDKNFFPPYYAAPLVRQETLEKYPELKPLLLKLEGTITDDVMRELNYRADEGEDPKAIAEEFLKSKGLIE, encoded by the coding sequence ATGAATAATTTTATAAATTTTGTGGTAGAAAGAAAATCTCAGATATACGACTTATTTATAGAACATATTGAATTAACTATATTTGCAGTTTTAATATCTGTAATTATTGGAATTCCACTAGGAATGTTTATAATTAGATCGAAAAAGATTTCAACTATAGTAATTGGAATAGCAAATGTAACACAGTCTATACCAAGTATAGCGTTACTTGGATTTTTGATTCCTGTATTAGGAATAGGAAGTAAACCAGCAATCGCTATGGTAGTTTTATACTCGCTTCTTCCAATTATAAAAAATACATTTACGGGATTAAATAATATAAGTGGTTCGATAATTGAAGCTGCACGAGGAATGGGACTTACAAAAAGGCAGATTTTAATAAAAGTTCAGCTTCCTTTAGCAATGCCGATTATAATGTCTGGTATTAGAATATCTGCAGTTACTGCCGTAGGACTTATGACTATCGCAGCGTTTGTTGGAGCTGGTGGACTTGGATATTTAGTATTCTCTGGTGTTCAGACAGTTAATAATAATATGATTTTAGCAGGTGCGATTCCAGCATGTTTTCTTGCTATAATTTTAGATTTTATTATAGGAAAAATCGAATATGTAGTAACACCTACAGGAATATTACAAAGCAAAGGTAAGAAAAATATAAGAAAAATTGACAAGAAAAAGTTAAAACCTATTTTAGCAGTAATTCTTGCAATACTTGTAGCAACTGTAGGAGTTGTATCTTACAAAGAATTTACTAAAAAAACAATAGTTGTAGGATCAAAGAATTTCAATGAGCAGCTTATACTTGGTAATATGCTTTCATCATTAATAGAAAAAAATACAGATTACAAGGTAGATAGAAAGTTAAATCTAGGTGGCGGAAGCGTAGTTTTTAATGCTTTAAAATCTGGAAGTATAGATTTATATGTTGAATACACTGGAACAGGTCTTGTAAACATAATGGGAGAAGAACCATTAAAGGATGAAGAAAAAGTTTATAATATAGTAAGAGATTATTTTATAGATAATTATCAGTTAGAATGGTTAAAACCATTGGGATTTAATAATACTTATGTACTAGCTATGACAAAAGATTTAGCTAATAAGTATAATATAAATACTATATCTGATTTAAAAAAAGTAGACAGCGAGCTTAATTTAGGCTGTACTATGGAATTTGCAAATAGAGTTGATGGATATCCAGGGCTAAAAGAAGTCTATGGAGTCAATTTTAATGAAGTAAAAGGATTAGATGGAGGACTTAGATATTCTTCACTTGATAAAAATCAAACACAAATAACAGATGCTTTTGCAACAGATGGATTAATTAAGAAGTTTGATTTGAAGCTTTTAGAAGATGATAAAAATTTCTTTCCACCATATTATGCAGCACCACTTGTAAGACAGGAAACTTTAGAAAAATATCCTGAACTTAAACCATTATTGTTAAAATTAGAAGGAACAATTACAGATGATGTAATGAGAGAACTTAATTATAGAGCAGATGAAGGAGAAGATCCTAAAGCTATTGCAGAAGAGTTCTTAAAAAGCAAAGGATTAATAGAATAG
- a CDS encoding helix-turn-helix transcriptional regulator, whose translation MNILKKLPLTETTYFILLALKNPGHGYAVMQRVEEMSDGRVRIAAGTMYGALDNLSKQKLIEPVKSEDSRRKVFKTTIMGFDLLKEETKRIEKQIAIYNDIMGDK comes from the coding sequence ATGAATATCTTAAAGAAGTTACCGCTAACAGAAACTACGTATTTTATTTTGCTTGCACTTAAAAATCCAGGTCATGGTTATGCAGTTATGCAGAGAGTTGAAGAAATGAGTGATGGGCGTGTACGTATTGCAGCAGGTACAATGTATGGTGCACTTGATAATTTATCAAAGCAAAAACTGATTGAGCCAGTTAAATCTGAAGATTCACGCCGAAAGGTATTTAAAACAACAATAATGGGTTTTGATTTATTAAAAGAGGAAACTAAACGAATTGAAAAACAAATTGCAATTTATAATGATATTATGGGGGATAAATAA
- a CDS encoding leucine-rich repeat domain-containing protein produces MENKERLSDVIDINDDDILVKQNNIIKKSNLKIESYSYFEFEINDNRKSYTISAKNKSDIPYMISIPSEYEDLPVTKIKKDAFSECENLGIVIFEDNSNIKSIGSFAFYKCVSLESIELPESIENIKTAVFHSCSKLQQVYLNSKYPAKLERIVFVQNSPYLEFYVPEEAIEVYKSFYNWNEYKDLIFPFKENIPSSLGFFRFELNDDEKSYTVYAKNRDDLPDNLVIPSFYNKKYVTVIGEDGFRNSNFSSLILPEKLVVIKSQAFYWNIYLEELIIPDTVEVIESYAFFKTISRSYPYTYAEVPALKKVVFGENSKLKYIGNRAFLGNLNLKEFKLPKGVKFIGDNSLFGTGISSIDISEGLETIEGNPFEWCFNLKEIHVDERNEYYKDIEGVLYNKDETKAVSYPVGRDDYKYSIQSTVKSIASHYMFYKWSKDDNFRVLYVNSLEPPELDYKFMFELQSVKIYVPSNSYEKYINAPVWKYLSDIIYPNNIINKGLAIKNNSLIQYVGNESEITIPKNIMYVQDYALSNCKNLKNVYLEYDNVSLKSVDGVLFNNDMTKLIYYPEAKPEEEYEIPEQVTILGIASFLQCKNLVKIKTHKELQVIGSYNFYMCENLKEISNIDMQDNIKVIEDYVLYMCDLIEKIKLMSIEKIGKYVAYRCQNLNEITFGAMLKYMPEYNDFACENLKKINIFALEPPKIELLTSMDNKLDIYVPKESMELYKESAWCFYEYYSHVYRYKHDIYQLKDKIVYK; encoded by the coding sequence ATGGAAAATAAGGAAAGACTTAGTGACGTTATAGATATAAATGATGATGATATTTTGGTAAAGCAAAATAATATTATAAAAAAAAGCAATTTGAAAATTGAGTCTTATAGTTATTTTGAATTTGAGATTAATGATAATAGAAAGAGTTATACTATATCTGCTAAAAATAAAAGTGATATTCCTTATATGATAAGTATTCCAAGTGAGTACGAAGACCTTCCTGTAACTAAAATTAAAAAGGATGCGTTTTCAGAATGTGAGAACCTAGGTATTGTAATATTTGAGGATAATAGCAATATTAAAAGTATAGGATCTTTTGCCTTTTACAAATGTGTATCTTTAGAAAGTATTGAACTTCCAGAAAGCATAGAAAATATAAAAACTGCTGTATTTCATTCATGCTCAAAACTTCAGCAGGTTTATTTAAATTCAAAATATCCTGCTAAACTAGAAAGAATAGTATTTGTACAGAACTCGCCATATCTAGAATTTTATGTGCCCGAAGAAGCTATTGAAGTTTATAAATCATTTTACAATTGGAATGAATATAAAGATTTGATTTTTCCTTTTAAAGAGAATATTCCTTCAAGTTTGGGATTCTTTAGGTTTGAATTAAATGATGATGAAAAAAGCTATACAGTATATGCTAAAAATAGAGATGATTTACCAGACAATTTAGTTATACCAAGCTTTTACAATAAAAAATATGTTACAGTTATAGGAGAAGATGGATTTAGAAATAGCAATTTTTCAAGTTTGATTTTACCAGAAAAGTTAGTTGTTATAAAATCTCAAGCTTTTTATTGGAATATTTATTTAGAGGAATTAATAATTCCAGATACTGTTGAGGTTATAGAAAGTTATGCATTTTTTAAAACTATATCTCGTTCTTATCCTTATACGTATGCAGAAGTACCAGCTCTTAAAAAAGTAGTATTTGGTGAAAATAGCAAATTAAAGTATATAGGAAATAGAGCTTTTTTGGGTAATTTGAATTTAAAGGAATTTAAATTACCAAAAGGGGTAAAATTTATAGGTGATAATTCTTTATTTGGTACTGGAATATCAAGTATTGATATCTCTGAAGGTCTTGAAACTATTGAAGGGAATCCTTTTGAATGGTGTTTTAATTTAAAAGAAATACATGTAGATGAAAGAAACGAGTATTATAAAGATATAGAAGGAGTTTTATATAATAAAGATGAAACAAAAGCAGTGTCATATCCGGTAGGGAGAGATGACTATAAGTACAGTATCCAAAGCACTGTAAAAAGTATTGCCAGCCATTATATGTTTTATAAATGGTCAAAAGATGATAATTTTAGAGTGCTATATGTAAATTCGTTAGAACCTCCAGAATTGGATTATAAATTTATGTTTGAATTGCAATCAGTTAAGATTTATGTACCTTCAAACTCTTATGAAAAATATATAAATGCACCAGTATGGAAATATCTTAGCGATATAATTTATCCAAATAATATAATTAACAAAGGATTGGCTATAAAAAATAATTCATTAATACAATATGTGGGAAATGAATCTGAAATAACTATACCTAAAAATATCATGTATGTTCAAGATTATGCTTTAAGTAACTGCAAAAATCTTAAAAATGTTTATCTTGAATATGATAATGTATCATTAAAGTCAGTTGATGGAGTTTTATTCAATAATGATATGACAAAATTAATCTATTATCCAGAGGCGAAACCTGAAGAAGAATATGAAATCCCTGAACAGGTAACTATATTAGGGATTGCTTCATTTTTGCAGTGTAAAAACTTAGTTAAAATAAAAACTCATAAAGAATTACAAGTAATAGGAAGTTATAATTTCTATATGTGCGAAAATTTAAAAGAGATAAGTAATATTGATATGCAGGATAATATAAAAGTTATAGAGGATTATGTACTTTATATGTGTGACTTAATAGAAAAGATAAAGCTTATGTCTATAGAAAAAATCGGAAAATATGTAGCCTATCGATGCCAAAATTTAAATGAAATAACTTTTGGAGCTATGCTTAAATATATGCCAGAATATAATGATTTTGCTTGTGAGAATTTAAAAAAGATTAATATATTTGCATTAGAGCCTCCTAAAATAGAACTTCTTACTTCTATGGATAATAAGTTAGATATTTATGTTCCAAAAGAAAGTATGGAATTATATAAAGAGAGTGCATGGTGTTTTTATGAGTATTATTCTCATGTTTATAGATACAAACATGATATCTACCAATTAAAAGATAAAATTGTTTATAAATAA